CTCGGCCTGATCGCTGGCCGCGATCTGCTCGAGGTCGTCGACGGTGGCGATCACCTTGCTGGCGACGCCGTGGCGCTCCGACGTCATGCGGAGCAGCACCTTCAACAGCTCGACGGTCGCCGCCCCGTTGGAATTGTTTCTGGGTTTTTCCAGCTTGGGGAGCGTCGCCGGGTCGCGGGCCAGCCCGCGCTGCACGGCGGCGATGATGTCGGCGCCCCATTTCGAGCGCTCGAAACCCTTCGGCAGCGAGCGCAGGTTACCGAGCTTCTCCAGCGAGGTCGGCGCATGGGTGGCGATGTCGCCGACCGCATCGTCCTTGAGCACGCGCGAGCGCGGCACGTCGCGGCTCTGCGCCTCCTGCTCGCGCCAGGCTGCGACCTCGATCAGCACCGCGAGCTCGCGCGGCTTGCGCACGCGGGTCTTGAGCCGCTCCCAGGCGCGCTCGGGGTGGAAGTCGTAGGTCTTCGGCGAGGTCAGGATCTCCATCTCCTCGCTGACCCAGTCGCTGCGGTCGCGCTTGCGCAAGTCGGCGTCGAGCGCCGCGAACACTTCGCGCAGATGGGTGACGTCGGAGACGGCGTAATGCAGTTGCTCCTCGCTCAGCGGACGGCGCGACCAGTCGGTGAAGCGATGGGTCTTGTCGGGGCGGTGGCCGGTGACGCGGTCGACCAGCTGGTCGTAGGCGATGCTGTCGCCATAACCGAGCACCATGGCCGCGACCTGGGTGTCGAAGATCGGATGCGGGATCGTGCCGGAGAGGTGCCAGACGATTTCGATGTCCTGCCGCGCGGCGTGGAACACCTTCAGCACGGCCTCGTTCGACATCAGTTCGAAGAACGGCTTGAGGTCGATGCCGGGCGCCAGCGCGTCGACCACGACGGCTTCGTCCGCGCTTGCCATCTGCACGACGCAGAGCAGGGGATAGTAGGTCGTTTCCCGAAGGAATTCGGTGTCGACGGTAATGACCTT
The window above is part of the Bradyrhizobium sp. PSBB068 genome. Proteins encoded here:
- the rnd gene encoding ribonuclease D: MDLISTTSDLAAACDRLAQHKVITVDTEFLRETTYYPLLCVVQMASADEAVVVDALAPGIDLKPFFELMSNEAVLKVFHAARQDIEIVWHLSGTIPHPIFDTQVAAMVLGYGDSIAYDQLVDRVTGHRPDKTHRFTDWSRRPLSEEQLHYAVSDVTHLREVFAALDADLRKRDRSDWVSEEMEILTSPKTYDFHPERAWERLKTRVRKPRELAVLIEVAAWREQEAQSRDVPRSRVLKDDAVGDIATHAPTSLEKLGNLRSLPKGFERSKWGADIIAAVQRGLARDPATLPKLEKPRNNSNGAATVELLKVLLRMTSERHGVASKVIATVDDLEQIAASDQAEVGALHGWRRELFGEAALKLKHGQLALAIDKGRVVRVDRG